A single genomic interval of Microbulbifer variabilis harbors:
- a CDS encoding DNA polymerase III subunit delta', translated as MSEVPEHTPIPSLLPWQTEQWQRLGTQWRAGRCPHALLLSGQPGLGKRAFAEAFSALVLCEQPREGQACGSCKDCHLWQAGSHPDFLRVEPEKVGGPLKVEQIRQLGDFVSRTSGRGGARLVWLAPAEAMNINAANALLKNLEEPAASVIFLLVSDSPAGLLPTIRSRCQAVAFPSPSAEMALQWLHGYGLKEGAAIKALALAGGAPLLATQLAEPKCEEVRERFLGELIALAQGGARAVAAAGRWETPPEPADLAQLIQFWQQWVAQMARVRSCDSTGDTQVMTLLQRFPGIGQGSLRPLFGFYDHLVQARKGLASGANPNRRLLLEELMIRWSRLFA; from the coding sequence GTGTCTGAAGTACCTGAACATACCCCTATTCCTTCTTTACTACCCTGGCAAACGGAACAGTGGCAACGGCTTGGTACCCAGTGGCGCGCTGGTCGATGCCCTCATGCCCTATTACTGAGTGGCCAGCCTGGTCTTGGCAAACGCGCTTTTGCTGAGGCTTTTTCTGCGCTGGTATTGTGCGAGCAGCCCAGAGAAGGGCAGGCCTGTGGAAGTTGCAAGGATTGCCACCTTTGGCAGGCGGGGTCGCACCCGGATTTTCTTCGGGTAGAGCCTGAAAAGGTAGGCGGTCCGCTTAAGGTTGAACAGATTCGCCAGCTGGGGGATTTTGTCTCCCGCACCAGTGGGCGCGGGGGGGCGCGCTTGGTATGGCTGGCGCCAGCGGAAGCTATGAACATCAATGCGGCCAATGCGCTATTAAAAAACCTGGAGGAGCCTGCGGCATCAGTGATTTTCCTTCTGGTCAGTGACTCTCCCGCAGGTTTACTGCCAACAATTCGCAGTCGTTGCCAAGCTGTTGCTTTTCCATCCCCTTCTGCAGAAATGGCATTGCAGTGGCTGCATGGATATGGTTTGAAGGAAGGTGCGGCAATCAAGGCCCTGGCGTTGGCCGGTGGGGCGCCATTATTGGCTACGCAATTGGCCGAGCCAAAATGCGAGGAAGTTCGGGAGCGCTTTCTGGGGGAGCTAATTGCCCTAGCTCAGGGTGGTGCAAGGGCTGTGGCAGCTGCAGGTCGCTGGGAGACTCCGCCCGAGCCTGCAGATCTGGCCCAGCTTATTCAATTTTGGCAGCAGTGGGTTGCCCAAATGGCTAGGGTGCGCAGTTGTGATTCCACTGGCGATACTCAGGTTATGACCCTTCTTCAGAGGTTCCCAGGAATAGGGCAAGGCAGTTTGCGCCCACTGTTTGGTTTTTACGATCACCTCGTTCAGGCGCGTAAGGGGCTTGCGAGTGGAGCGAATCCCAATCGTCGCTTGTTGCTGGAGGAGTTGATGATACGGTGGTCTAGGCTTTTTGCTTAA
- the tmk gene encoding dTMP kinase, producing the protein MSRGKFITLEGGEGVGKSTNLQFITQWLADRNIPFIQTREPGGTPLAEQLRELLLAKRDEAVDPTAELLMVFAARAQHLAKVIIPALERGDWVICDRFTDATYAYQGGGRALDRALIERLENDVQGDLRPDKVLLLDLDPQIGLQRAASTGAADRFESEQLAFFHRVREAYRERAQAAPSRYAVVDASQPLVQVQQQLGQELQRLL; encoded by the coding sequence GTGTCGCGCGGAAAATTTATAACCCTGGAAGGCGGGGAGGGGGTTGGCAAGTCTACCAACCTGCAGTTTATTACCCAGTGGTTAGCTGATCGTAATATTCCATTTATTCAAACCCGTGAGCCAGGCGGCACTCCCCTGGCTGAGCAGCTGCGGGAGTTGCTACTGGCTAAGCGTGACGAGGCTGTTGATCCCACGGCGGAGCTGCTTATGGTTTTTGCCGCTCGAGCACAACATCTGGCGAAAGTGATTATCCCGGCCTTGGAGCGGGGTGACTGGGTGATTTGTGACCGCTTTACTGATGCCACTTATGCCTACCAAGGTGGGGGGCGAGCGCTTGACAGGGCTCTAATCGAGCGTTTAGAAAATGATGTGCAGGGAGATTTGCGGCCTGATAAGGTGCTTCTTTTAGATTTGGACCCGCAAATAGGTTTACAGCGCGCTGCCAGTACTGGAGCTGCCGACCGGTTTGAAAGTGAGCAGCTGGCTTTCTTCCACCGGGTGCGTGAAGCTTATCGTGAACGTGCTCAGGCAGCCCCTTCACGCTATGCCGTTGTCGATGCTAGTCAACCTTTAGTGCAGGTCCAGCAACAGCTGGGACAAGAGTTACAGCGGCTTCTTTGA